Proteins from one Variovorax sp. PBL-E5 genomic window:
- a CDS encoding GYF domain-containing protein, translating to MTMEQAGSLLPLLIFLALIAGCVWLVRRSARQREARGERLHGTRGWLGFFLVASFVLSPLIGIGTQFRNFTEAEARNPALVELPSYVQYKAFCWCLMLGMIVWQVWMANRLRTRYEPESVTHAKLFLALSPFVMYLGDVGAAWAFLNVNAAGEGAAQTVRGFISSFLWFLYFTNSERVKNTYFGAKQAGDLEPLESLRMRARGRKALEDRRDPVFAEAPLAALPTPEQTDTPAADAAEQVWWYAEGENRSGPLSAVQLEELVQAGTISMTTLVWREGRLSWKPMQHIPELAKGRAAPAADAEPGFLRQARLRERAAGAPLWTAAIILAVVLVAFGLAFHLPERASLAYALGVGLGTLLLPVAVVVIFSLWSDYPSQRKNLKVFVGCCTVLLATSGATTLMTRGYVERWLNRDQLTAEDHRSQAIKCVQLRDLRCQEASWREYVRLRPDDAFGAARLGMVLNLRDKHEEAIVHLRRSLDLGEGAYDLFAFYADSHEKLGHTGDAIEWSYKALSVAPSLVDVRGRLASLLLKSKRPYEALSLLQAYDNQLEAKGVRPYFVAQRISIETAIDQAEPEKTLERAALRLPAFSGHFFAPVTLGSSKPRAFMVDTGASRTSLSDAMLRDTKVVYRVTEPQVKMRTADGRVVLARGIVIESMKVGPFELKNVPAIACVDCASLLGQASLAHFDMQSARAQGVEFLLLARRGPQ from the coding sequence ATGACCATGGAGCAGGCTGGCTCGCTGCTGCCGCTGTTGATATTCCTCGCGCTGATTGCCGGTTGCGTGTGGCTGGTACGTCGGTCGGCACGCCAAAGGGAGGCTCGCGGAGAGAGGCTCCACGGAACGAGAGGCTGGCTCGGCTTCTTTCTTGTCGCTTCATTCGTCCTTTCGCCGCTGATAGGTATTGGCACGCAATTCAGGAACTTCACCGAGGCGGAGGCGCGCAACCCCGCGCTCGTGGAGCTTCCAAGCTATGTGCAATACAAGGCTTTCTGCTGGTGCCTGATGCTGGGCATGATTGTCTGGCAGGTCTGGATGGCCAACCGGCTTCGCACGAGGTACGAGCCGGAGAGCGTGACCCACGCCAAGCTCTTTCTTGCCCTAAGTCCGTTCGTCATGTACCTCGGCGATGTGGGCGCTGCCTGGGCGTTCCTCAACGTGAACGCCGCGGGGGAGGGCGCTGCTCAAACGGTTCGCGGCTTCATTTCAAGCTTCCTCTGGTTTCTGTACTTCACGAACTCGGAGCGAGTAAAGAACACCTACTTTGGTGCCAAGCAGGCCGGGGACCTTGAGCCGCTCGAGTCTCTGCGCATGCGAGCACGTGGCCGGAAAGCGCTCGAAGACCGTCGAGACCCTGTGTTCGCCGAGGCCCCGTTGGCTGCGTTGCCGACGCCGGAGCAGACCGACACGCCCGCAGCAGACGCAGCCGAGCAGGTCTGGTGGTACGCAGAAGGCGAAAACAGGAGCGGTCCGCTGTCGGCAGTGCAGCTCGAGGAGCTTGTGCAGGCGGGCACCATCAGCATGACCACGCTGGTTTGGCGCGAAGGGCGCCTGAGCTGGAAACCCATGCAGCACATCCCGGAGCTGGCCAAGGGCCGGGCTGCGCCGGCCGCGGACGCTGAGCCTGGATTCCTCAGGCAAGCTAGGTTACGCGAACGCGCCGCCGGCGCGCCGCTGTGGACCGCAGCAATCATCTTGGCCGTGGTGCTGGTCGCGTTCGGCCTGGCCTTCCATCTGCCTGAGAGGGCGTCGCTGGCCTATGCGCTCGGAGTCGGCCTTGGCACGCTGCTGCTGCCAGTCGCGGTCGTCGTCATTTTCTCGCTCTGGAGCGACTACCCCAGCCAGCGCAAGAACCTGAAGGTCTTCGTCGGATGCTGCACGGTGCTGCTCGCAACCTCGGGCGCGACCACGCTCATGACACGCGGCTACGTGGAGCGTTGGCTCAATCGGGACCAGTTGACGGCGGAGGACCACCGTTCTCAGGCAATCAAATGTGTGCAGCTGCGCGACCTGCGATGCCAGGAAGCCAGCTGGCGCGAGTACGTACGGCTTCGACCCGACGACGCCTTCGGCGCCGCGCGCCTGGGCATGGTCCTGAACTTGCGTGACAAGCACGAGGAAGCCATCGTTCACCTCAGGAGGTCGTTGGACCTCGGGGAGGGTGCGTACGACCTCTTCGCGTTCTACGCCGACAGCCACGAGAAGCTGGGCCACACGGGCGACGCCATCGAATGGTCGTACAAGGCGCTGTCCGTGGCACCGAGCCTGGTCGACGTCAGAGGGCGCTTAGCCAGCCTCCTGCTCAAATCGAAGCGGCCCTACGAGGCGCTGTCTCTCCTGCAGGCCTACGACAACCAGTTGGAAGCAAAGGGCGTCCGGCCGTACTTCGTGGCGCAACGGATTTCCATTGAGACGGCTATCGACCAGGCCGAACCAGAGAAGACCTTGGAGCGCGCGGCGCTGCGGTTGCCGGCCTTCAGTGGTCACTTCTTCGCGCCAGTGACCCTGGGCTCGAGCAAGCCGCGGGCTTTCATGGTCGACACCGGCGCCAGCCGGACGAGCCTGAGCGACGCGATGCTGCGTGACACGAAGGTCGTCTACCGGGTGACCGAGCCGCAGGTGAAGATGCGGACAGCCGACGGCAGAGTAGTGCTGGCACGAGGCATCGTCATCGAGTCGATGAAGGTCGGGCCCTTCGAACTCAAGAACGTGCCAGCAATCGCGTGCGTCGATTGCGCCTCGCTGCTTGGCCAAGCGAGCTTGGCCCATTTCGACATGCAATCAGCGCGAGCGCAAGGGGTTGAGTTCCTGCTCCTGGCGCGGCGCGGACCTCAATAG
- a CDS encoding DMP19 family protein: MPNIEDFSSLSTEELVQALSISLYEPPLNRLRETLASRPEVFRVLTLVLDFDTEVSMSGILGFLENSTGQWLSETIEAFDLISANETAGILRRVHQAMNRHGITPTTLRSEVNAGTLYDVVSFGELHGAKSQAMSREVMQIAGDLYVGNPGSQEEPWRLLYEYVEPRRQQLLDVLSQI; this comes from the coding sequence ATGCCGAACATCGAAGACTTTTCATCGTTGAGCACGGAAGAGTTGGTGCAGGCTTTGTCCATCAGCCTGTACGAACCTCCCCTAAATCGCCTTCGAGAAACCTTGGCATCGCGGCCTGAGGTTTTTCGTGTGCTGACGCTCGTACTCGACTTCGATACCGAGGTCTCGATGAGCGGGATTCTCGGATTCTTGGAAAATTCCACCGGCCAGTGGCTCAGCGAGACCATTGAAGCCTTCGACCTCATCAGTGCCAACGAAACCGCCGGCATCCTTCGCCGCGTTCACCAGGCGATGAATCGACATGGCATAACCCCAACGACCTTACGTTCCGAAGTGAATGCCGGAACGCTGTATGACGTTGTTTCGTTCGGCGAGCTTCATGGAGCGAAGAGCCAGGCCATGTCTCGCGAAGTGATGCAGATTGCCGGCGACCTCTACGTCGGCAATCCTGGTTCGCAGGAGGAACCTTGGCGCCTGCTCTATGAGTATGTTGAGCCAAGGCGTCAGCAGCTCTTGGATGTGCTTAGTCAGATTTGA
- a CDS encoding SHOCT domain-containing protein, which produces MKAFGVLLFIGAVLVGGYALFVFDPSVATGYGSRVNNIGLMQDRQNLLLAACAAAVTGAIFMVFGGRGGTKDIPPVSYGDGTALSTEKLSAIEDFRDALKHDVPSVIRTALQAGRVHPYDELPTGRGFLQYAVSEQALSCIPLLLEAGAKPDHPDSTGRTAFDFITASSSPELQSLMRPKPESIANAVASDATAKMMLRLEQLANLHADGILTAEEFDLAKARVLASAQEGRLG; this is translated from the coding sequence ATGAAGGCATTTGGAGTGCTGCTGTTCATTGGTGCGGTCTTGGTCGGGGGCTATGCACTCTTCGTGTTCGACCCGAGCGTAGCGACGGGCTACGGCAGTCGTGTCAACAACATCGGCCTCATGCAGGACCGACAAAACCTGTTGCTCGCAGCGTGCGCCGCGGCTGTGACCGGGGCCATTTTCATGGTGTTCGGCGGGCGCGGGGGCACGAAGGACATCCCGCCGGTCAGCTATGGTGACGGCACGGCATTGAGTACCGAGAAGCTATCCGCCATCGAGGACTTTCGCGACGCGCTGAAACATGACGTCCCCTCGGTCATTCGCACTGCGCTGCAGGCCGGGCGAGTTCACCCATACGACGAACTGCCAACAGGGCGCGGCTTTCTCCAATACGCCGTCTCGGAACAGGCACTCTCTTGCATCCCGCTTCTTCTCGAAGCCGGCGCAAAGCCCGACCATCCTGACAGCACTGGAAGAACCGCTTTCGATTTCATAACGGCATCTAGCAGCCCCGAGCTTCAGAGCCTGATGCGCCCAAAACCCGAGTCAATAGCCAACGCGGTGGCTAGCGATGCAACCGCCAAGATGATGTTGCGCTTGGAGCAACTGGCGAACTTGCACGCAGACGGCATTCTGACGGCAGAGGAGTTCGACCTTGCAAAGGCTCGCGTGCTGGCAAGTGCGCAGGAGGGGCGGCTCGGCTAG